A genomic region of Mycolicibacterium poriferae contains the following coding sequences:
- a CDS encoding isomerase, with translation MSHRFDPDVLQQMVEHVAGLQLDSRDLISRTVELLAEEYPDLIDPTPGRWVGSKAGGVLGKVRFLYFSTREYLVIFGSPTGTQGFSGRYKHVDIHKFLLTGQIDSYDLESEDIEPLPALLPGGHTCLQRGHARGLTIHPGSWHLEYGRGAVVTTLPFAMVDTLAVSLEFESVRRSTIEFSRLIGRRRRR, from the coding sequence GTGAGTCACCGCTTCGACCCCGATGTTCTGCAGCAGATGGTCGAACACGTCGCCGGCCTGCAGCTCGACAGCCGCGATTTGATTTCCCGCACCGTCGAGTTGCTCGCCGAGGAGTATCCCGACCTGATCGACCCGACGCCGGGCCGCTGGGTGGGCAGCAAGGCCGGCGGAGTCCTCGGCAAGGTGCGGTTCCTGTACTTCAGCACCCGCGAGTACTTGGTGATATTCGGTTCTCCGACTGGTACACAAGGCTTTTCGGGCCGCTACAAGCACGTGGACATCCACAAGTTCCTGCTGACCGGCCAGATCGACTCCTACGACCTCGAGTCCGAGGACATCGAGCCCCTGCCTGCGTTGCTGCCCGGCGGACACACCTGCCTGCAGCGCGGACACGCGCGCGGTCTGACCATCCACCCCGGTTCCTGGCACCTCGAGTACGGCCGGGGCGCCGTCGTCACCACGCTGCCGTTCGCGATGGTAGACACGTTGGCGGTATCCCTGGAATTCGAATCGGTGCGTCGCTCGACAATCGAGTTCAGCCGGCTCATCGGGCGGCGCCGAAGGAGGTAG
- a CDS encoding NAD(P)H-binding protein produces the protein MRVVIAGGHGKIAVLTERLLVDRGDSVAGFIRNPDHAADLEAAGAEPIVVDLESSSADEVAGHLTGADAVIFAAGAGPGSGAARKQTVDHDAAVLLADAAEAAGVRRYVMVSAMAADSAAPDDAGDEVFVTYLRAKGAADDNIRARDGLQSTIVRPGRLTDDPAAGKVAAGTDTGYGSIPRADVAAVLVAVLDAPQTAGLTFDVISGDTDITEAVAGLGD, from the coding sequence ATGCGGGTCGTCATCGCCGGTGGACACGGCAAGATCGCGGTGCTCACCGAGAGACTCCTGGTCGACCGCGGCGACTCGGTCGCCGGCTTCATCCGCAACCCCGACCATGCCGCCGACCTGGAGGCGGCCGGTGCCGAACCGATCGTGGTGGACCTGGAGAGCAGCAGCGCCGACGAGGTCGCCGGACACCTGACCGGCGCCGATGCCGTCATCTTCGCCGCCGGCGCGGGGCCGGGCAGTGGAGCGGCGCGCAAGCAGACCGTTGACCACGACGCGGCGGTCCTGCTGGCCGATGCCGCCGAAGCCGCCGGGGTGCGCCGCTATGTGATGGTCTCCGCGATGGCCGCCGACTCCGCCGCGCCGGACGACGCCGGTGACGAGGTGTTCGTCACCTACCTGCGGGCGAAGGGCGCCGCCGACGACAACATTCGCGCGCGGGACGGGCTGCAGTCCACCATCGTGCGACCCGGACGTCTCACCGACGACCCAGCCGCGGGCAAGGTTGCCGCGGGAACAGACACCGGGTACGGCAGCATCCCGCGCGCCGACGTCGCCGCGGTGCTGGTCGCCGTGCTCGACGCCCCCCAGACCGCCGGCCTGACATTCGACGTCATCTCCGGGGACACCGACATCACTGAAGCGGTCGCCGGGCTGGGTGACTAG
- a CDS encoding type II toxin-antitoxin system Rv0910 family toxin — protein sequence MAKLSVSVDVPMPPEQAWESASDLSRYKEWLSIHRVWRSKLPETIEKGTQLDSIVEVKGMPNRVSWTVVHYRPPESMTLNGDGKGGVKVKLMGKIKPSDMGSTVTFDVHLGGPALFGPIGMVVAGALKGDIQESLNRFKAVFAPST from the coding sequence ATGGCAAAACTGTCGGTTTCCGTCGACGTGCCCATGCCTCCCGAGCAGGCGTGGGAGAGCGCGTCGGACCTGTCCCGTTACAAGGAGTGGCTGTCCATCCACCGGGTGTGGCGCTCGAAACTGCCCGAGACCATCGAGAAGGGCACCCAACTGGACTCGATCGTCGAGGTCAAGGGCATGCCGAACCGGGTGAGCTGGACCGTGGTGCACTACCGGCCGCCGGAGTCGATGACGCTCAACGGTGACGGTAAGGGCGGCGTCAAGGTCAAGCTGATGGGCAAGATCAAGCCGAGCGACATGGGCTCGACGGTGACGTTCGACGTGCACCTCGGTGGTCCGGCGTTGTTCGGTCCGATCGGGATGGTGGTGGCCGGGGCGCTCAAGGGTGACATCCAGGAGTCGTTGAACCGCTTCAAGGCGGTCTTCGCCCCCTCCACCTGA
- a CDS encoding antitoxin codes for MGFLDKAKDLLAKNSDKVDSAIDKAGDLVDKRTQGKYASQVNKVQDAAKKAVADNAAQGQVPPGQHSGQEPPASPPPAAPRKQDPPTAPPTS; via the coding sequence ATGGGATTTCTGGACAAGGCGAAGGATCTTCTCGCCAAGAACTCCGACAAAGTGGACAGCGCGATCGACAAGGCCGGCGATCTGGTCGACAAGAGAACGCAGGGCAAGTACGCCTCGCAGGTGAACAAGGTGCAGGACGCGGCCAAGAAGGCGGTCGCCGACAACGCCGCGCAGGGTCAGGTACCGCCTGGCCAGCACTCCGGTCAGGAGCCGCCTGCTTCGCCGCCACCGGCTGCGCCCCGCAAGCAGGACCCCCCGACGGCCCCGCCGACGTCCTAG